The Miscanthus floridulus cultivar M001 chromosome 6, ASM1932011v1, whole genome shotgun sequence genomic interval ctttcttttcttctcggaGCCGGTCCGATTTAGGgtttgggttagggttaggattagggTCTGGGTTACTATCCATCTTCCCCgatgggttagggttagggttcgagtaCTTTTCGAAATCGAgacccctttctttcttcttcttttcttcacccgattagggtttagggttcaaTGAACCCTCTGCCTTTCTTTCTTTCGATCCGAACCGTATCTATCTCATCTCCTTCTAAACTGCTACTTCCCCTGACACTATCTACACACTAGAtcgatggctctgataccattgttagaagTTTAGGATCATCTAGGTGTAGATTAGAGGGTGAATTCATTACTGGTTTAGTTCAATTCGACCTATAACATGATATAGAAAGGGAGacagtgagagagggagatgtaggaGTGGCTGACCGTCGGCTTTGGAGGAGGATGAACTGTCCATGTCGAGGTCCAGTCGGTGGCGTCGTGCGGCGGCGGCagatccggtggcggcggcgtcggggTAGAAGGCGCAGTGGAGTCCGGCGTGGCgcagaggcggtggtggcgcttttcgtcgctggcagcaccccctCTCGATCGGTCTCGGGTTAGGAAGTACGTGGGACatctggcggctcaggtgaacctcattATCTGCGCCCTGGCCTCCACCTCCCTCTATATGGTGCTGCGCGATGAGGGCCCACCAACCTTGGTTTGGTTGGATGCCCCCGATCAGGACACTGGATCAAGGCCCGACTCGACCGTTGGGCCGAGTCAGATGAGATCAACACTAACAATAAGAAGCACATTCACTTTCTCTAAGTCCGTCAAATGCTAGAGTTAGGGGTGATGTTTTTTCTGTCTTTGGATGACTTTTATATAATATATTATAATTGAGTTTTTAGTGGGATATTTCTGTGGTTATATACGTCAAATTtatttccattatctaaaaaaagttTCAAGCAATACCAGCAGATTTTTTTTTCCTCCACGATCGCAGTGGTCATCACTGTGCCGAGATCCGACCAGTTTCAAAGCTTCAACTAGCGGTGCGTGCCTGCGTGGTACGATCTTTGGCAAATTTTTTGGCAAGAGGGGAGCGTGTGTGGAACAGGAACGCGAACGTTTTGGCCACGGCCCACGACACGCGGCCACGCGTTCTTCGACACAGGCACACAGCAGCTGCCGACCCTCGTCGTCGTCAACTGTAGTCTCTGTACACGGTGGAGGAGCGGCAGTTCAgaccttataatccgtatttttcaacTTATATTTtcaattaaaataatatttttctctcataataaattagccggaacagtgtttcggcttgttttttcgaCGAAACGAACGGAGCTGCGTCAAGTCTCCGGTATCTGTAGACTCGGCATTTGGAAGTTGGTGCGTAGTTGCTGTCGTGCCGCGACCTGTTCAAAAAACATAGTTGCGTCGTCCTACTGTATGTTCGTACCTGGAACTATGTATCCCCTTGGCGGGTTCCATGCTCGATGCTTCGAAAGTTCCGATCCTCGACCCAACACGCGGGCTTGACGAGCTATATACACTCAAGGACGCCAACAGGGCAACAGCCCGCCGTGCTTTCGGCTCGTAGTCgtagctgcaagcctgcaaccgCCATCTGTCATACATGGCGACTGCCGAgcacacgtcgtcgtcgtcgttgccgtTCCGGCAGCGTCGACCTGCCGGATGTGCCACGGTCATGGCGGCAACGCTCCTGGCCctgctggccgccttcggccgCTCACCTGTGGCAGTGGCGGCGGACTCTTCTCCGGAGCTCATCGAGCTGACGCTCCTCACCGGCGCGCGGGAGAAGGGCGCAGGTTTGTGTTCAGCTAAAGCTAAGTAGCTAACTAATGTCCCCTCCTTATTTTCTTTCATTTTTGATGCATGGTTTATTTACATATATGCATGCGTTGTGTATATATATGCAGTGTGCTTGGATGGAAGCCCGCCGGGTTACCACTTCCAGAGAGGCTTCGGCTCCGGATCCCGCAGCTGGATCGTCTATCTTCAGGTGACTGACCCATTCATTTTCCTTATTCAGCTGCAATTTGGTACGTACGTCTTAATTCCTCAAAAAAACATACTACGTCTTCATGAACGTAAGATTAGATAATAATAATCCGATGTTCTGCACGGTTGCTTTTTTTCGCGATCGCACCGTGAGGCCGGTACTGATGTTCTGCACGGTTCCTGAATCCTGATAGGCTGTGATACTGATCGTAAACTGGATTTGCTTTCTTCTTATATGACATAGCAGTGCTCCTGctaatttttccaaaaaaaaaaactcagggAGGAGCTTGGTGCAGCAGTGATAACACCACAGAAACTTGTTCTGAGCGTAAAATGACCTCCTATGGTTCGTCCAAGCTTATGGAAGCAATAACCTTTGATGGGATATTCAGTAACCAGCAGCCACAAAATCCCGGTAAGTGCACTACTAGTCAGCTTTAGATAGTTTTCCAGTTTCCATGCCCATAGTATTCGTTTCGGCGAAACTTCTGAATTAATTTAGTTTCCTCAGCCTGCTCAACGTGTCTTTTCACTAATTTTAGCTGGCTCCTGAACTGTGAACTGTGATCAGATTTCTACAACTGGAATAAAGTCTTTGTAAGGTATTGCGATGGGGCATCATTTTCTGGGGACGCGGAGGGTGAAGCACAGGTGACTTTTCTAGATTTGTAGTTTGAGCTGCGTATCTAATATAAATTCTTGAAACTGACCCTGGCTTTGATTGACGTAGGATGGAACTAAACTGTTCTTCAGAGGATCGCGCATCTGGGACGCAGTCGTCGATGAACTCATGGGAAAAGGGATGGACACTGCTAAACAGGTTAATTTAACTATTGATTTCTCATATTCTGCAACAAGCGCCTTCTGGCACGACAACCACTAGTTGTGAATTGTGTGATCAATCAGAGCCATGGCCAACTCCATTTTGTCGCACACTTTTCAGGCCTTGCTTGCAGGCTGTTCTGCTGGTGGTCTAGCTACACTAGTGCACTGCGATAATTTTCGTGCAAGATTTCCTCAGGAGGTTCCGGTCAAATGCCTTCCTGATGGTGGATTCTTTCTTGATGTGTAAGTCTCTGGAGGTTAGCTAGCGTACCCCACTAGCGAAATAACACTGTACTTGAACTAAATGAAGCATGTGTTTTCCTCACCAGAAAGGATTTATCAGGAGAAAGGCATATGCGATCGATCTTCAACGGAGTTGTTCAGCTTCAGGTTAGTTGTGGAGCGGGGTTCCTCACCTTCTGCATCTTTTCAGTTTTGGAATCCATGAGATCGAACTGTTTCACACGTGTGCAGCTCGGCACTAAATGGTGATTGAGTTTTCCTTTCTCTGAATTCTGTTGCAGAATGTTAGCAAAGTTTTGCCCAAGGACTGCCTGGCAAAGAAGGATCCAACAGAGGTACGTAGCTGTTCACTCTCTCCACGGGATTCAGTTCTCGTTGATATGCTGCCAAGCTCATTTGCCAACATGTTTTCTTAATTTGCTCCCAGTGTTTCTTCCCTGCTGAACTTATCAAGAGCATCAGCACCCCCACGTTTATTGTGAACTCAGAATATGATTCTTGGCAGGTGAGGTGATTACAATCTTATTAATTACTTCTTCTACTGGTCAGTTTGGTAACATCCTACCTGCTGTAACGGTATAAGCCTGTAAACTTGATGTGCTTGTACTCTCCAGATTGCAAATGTTGTTGCGCCAGACGGATCGTATCCTGGAGACACATGGTCGAACTGCAGAGCTAATATTCGGAACTGCAGTTCCAAGCAGATCGATGTGCTGCATGGTTAATTAGCCTAGCTTCCCGATCTCTTCTGTTTCGACCTCCATTCGGTGACCGTCCTGACCTCTGTGATGCGAAATGTGCCGTGTGCTGCAGGATTCAGGAGGGAACTCATCAGGGAGCTGAAGGTTGCTGAAGGTGAACGGGACTGGGGGCTGTTCATCGATTCATGCTACACCCACTGCCAAACTCAATCGAGCGACTCATGGCACTCGCCCACCTCCCCAAGGCTTGGTAATCAGGTGAGGTTTTAATTAATCACTCAACTAGTGAACCGTACTGTAACAGCCTCTGGTGCGGCCTCGTCCTTTGCTTGGACTGACGACTGGCATCTTCTGATTTCAATTTTTTCGGTTTGGGGCAGACTGTTGCAGAGGCTGTTGGGGACTGGTACTTCGGCAGAAGGCGAGTGGTGAAACAGATCGACTGCGAGTACCCGTGCAACCCAACATGTAGCAGCCAGTAGCTCTGAGCTGGCTTCTTCATGAGTCATGACCAACAGTGGACCGAGCTGAGATTTATGGGGGGGAGTCTTTGTTTGCTCCACCATCCCATAATTGTTTTGGCGCGGTTCTTATTCGAAGAACCCTTACCTTTTGTTTATCTTAAGACTCAATTATGGTAGACGAGTTCTTGTGAATAAGTGGAGTTTTGAGCTTCCCAGTTGCCAAGTGAAAACGACACTAATAAAGGATAATAAAAGGCCAAACAGCAGCAATTTTCAGGCTTCACACTTTCCTTTGtttatttacttttttttagCAGTTGTTTATTTACTGAACCTGAACGGGCGTTTTCACACAACACGTACTGGTGGTGTTCTCCCGCGCCAACTTGGGTTTGGGTGGGCAGTAGCAGTCCGATCGAGCGGGCCCAAGTACCCAGTACTCATCGGCCATGGGCCCATGGCAGCTTATGCTATCTTCCTGTGGCGCTGGTCCTGCTCGGCCCGGCCTGCCGCCCCGCCATGATGCGAGGTTGATGGCTTGATGCTGCACACTGCACAGCCTGAAGCGTGCCCCCCCCcgcgcacccgcacccgcacccgcacccatAATTTGTCGTGTTTTCTTCAGCCGGTTCGGAGGTCTTTTAGGCTTCCTCGGACCATGGTCCATGAACAAGCAAGCAGAGCAGCTGCGAACCTGGAACGGCACAGGGGCGACACACGGCAGAGAGCCAGAGACACCGACCGATTCTGCGTCAAAAGTAATCTCCGGCCGTGAGACTCGTCACCGGAAGATGCATGTGAAGGGCAGCGGACCAGCCAGTTTTCTCGTCGCTCGTCAGGCAGAAAAAAGGACGTAGATGTATAGGGTATGGCGCTTAAGCGCGTGTCCTCCGATTAACAGCCGATtaacagcatgttcgcttgctcgtaaataaTCATAGATTATAAATTGAAACAGTACTTTTTTCTTACACCAAACCAGTTAGTaataaataatccatgatcgtttacgacgaaacgaacaggctgtaaacCGTTTGTCACGCTTATGACATATCAATGTACCAGCGTACGTGTTTGGTTGGACTGACCGACCCATGCGGCATGAAGTCGCCCGACGTTTTTTCGGAGAATCAGTTGATTCCATTAACTTACTTGCGATTGGCCCCGTAAAGAACTGATGGATGACGGACCGGTTGAACGTGTGATGCAAACCAAATGCCAGTGCTAGGTTCGGATGTTGGATCGGATCATTCCGCATCTGTCCGTTCTGCAAACCAAACAGACCGAGGCGTCGTTCGCTGGTCTGGAAGTTCCAGACCAGACGGCTCCTCCCCCTCATATTTTACTGTTCACCAAACTAGTTGAACAGTGTTTCTCTCTTACACAACCAACCagtttcagaccaacgaacgggGCCCGAACGAATTGTACTGTCCTGAATCTATTGACCTCGCTTTGCTTGAACGAAAATGTTTCTTCTCAAGGACATATTACAGGCATCGACATCAACTTCATTCGAATTTAagtatatattttatttttaaatctcAAAGCATtttggaaacaaaaaaaaaatgtacaTTACATAATAACAAGTCCTGTTTTTAGTTTCGTTAAAGTTGAATTCGCAGTAGTTATCCATAGAGCAAAAGGTAAATAGTAATTGTAAAGTGGGCAAGTGGCTAGAGTCTGTTGTAAAACTTTTCCCTTTTACTTAATTTATTATTTTCAGTAGGGGCTGTTTCAACCCAAGAAGACAtaatttgctagagagcaggttctgtttagatgcaaaatatttttgaagttTTGGATAATACTATGATTTTGCAAAATAATACTTTGGTTTCAAAAGCACATGGGTGTTTGGATCCAACAAattaaactttgatgtttttgaaaCTATGATTTTGTCAAAACCATAGTATTTTTGGGTTTTAGAAACTTAATTCACTAAGATCTTTTCCTTCTAAACAACCGTTTTATATGTTTTTGACTTATAAAACCATAAGTTTTTTTAAGAGTCTGTCTACACAACAATcatgtgttttatgtagtttcaacacataaatttttttacactatagaattaagatccaacaacaTCCATCCTCCTTCTACCTCCAGCTTTTTTCTACCTCTAAACAAttacaaatcacaagatcacagatccacagatcACAGGAAACATTTTTTTTATGCAAGGACAAGAGGACAAATCGCGGAGCGAGGTGGTGCTGGACCGCCTCAACAACGTCTCGCGCACGCTTCTGCAGGCCGATGTCCGCTTTGAGACGGTCCGGGCCGTGCAGGCCAGCATCAGGCGCGCCGTCAGCCTCCGGTCCCTCGCCGCCCGCACCATCAAGCATGCGGTCGTCGACGAGCTGCGCAGGATgctgagagagtgagagagagaaaatcCATATATTTTTTATGCTAAAATATATGTGTGTTGTATAGTATTTCTGTTTTTTAAACCACCCCATGTAAACAGGTCCTAAATGGGCATACGAAACCACCGGTCCGTTGCCAAATTCCCATGAGGATTTCGgtatgcgggggggggggggggggggggggggcgctgtcTTCAGGTATTTGACTTTAGTTTCAGAACCAAAACATAGTTTTTTTTCTCGATCCAAAAGATTTGCACATCTTTGTATTAAAGTAGAGAAAACAGTTTGATACAACACGTCTTAAAGGCATCCTACGGGTCAAAAGAATTTTACATTGGATGCTCAGAACCTCCCTAGTTTTAGAACCAAAACACAGTTTTATCATTCGTACAAAAAAACTTCAGACGTTTCGGTCAAAAAAGACGTAGCTTCGTTCTCACCTGTTGAAAGTTGTGTAAGAACATAAGAAAATGTCACTCGCAAAGAAGAAAAATTGCTCCTGCAGTCTGCAGAGACGGTGAGACACAGGACATGCATGGAGAAGTCACGGGTGCGGAGGTGCCTCCAGAGGTTAAAAGTCTTAAGTATCATTATCTTGTTCTTCTCATGCAATATAGTCCTATGCTATTTGTGCATAACTGGAGGAAACTATGAATCCCAGTTAAATTTTGGCCAAACCTTACCACAatatgttttttttattagtcAACAACAGTTGAATCCCGAATTTTCCAAATTTCGTCTGTTTCGGTATAGGCACCAATTTTTTTTCAGCTTTTGAATCCGAGAACCATATGCCTAGCACCAGTATGTCCGGCAGTATGTGTAGTGTAGGACGACCGGCCGGTTTCCTTGCCAGCTGAGTGCATGCAGCCGCTGACAAACACTGGACTTTGAAGCTAGCTGGCCCTGGCCAACTCTTTGTATTGCCCGAGGAGTATTTATCAACGGTTCACATGCACTTCCAAGGTTCCAAATAAGCCGAAGCAACTGGCCTGCCTGTAGCCTCCCCGAACGGGGAAGGTCTACTCTCTACTGTCGCGAGAAAGGTCAGAATACTCTCTCTTTGGCATTCTCACTTGCTCTACCCCGTATGCATACGTAGGAGAGTCGCTACTGGCTACGTAGTTTGCATTGCTCTGCGCAACCCAAATTAAAGGCAGAATGATGGACAAATCACAGCACCCGCTGCTAGAACTAGAAGCTAAAGCTAGTGCAGAACGTCCGAATTGAACGTACTCCTATAAATACTAAAGTAAAACGCATGCAGCAGGAAGCGTACGTACAAGGTCATTGAAGACTGAACCCGGCCTGCACTGCAGCCACAGCCACGCACAGCGTCACAGCGACACCCGGGGCCCTCACCCATGCTGCGCGGGCCCTGCCAGCGTCAGCCGTCAGTACAGTACAGGTCGACCACCCCCACAACAGCAGCCACGCGTGGTGCAGCGCAGGTCGTCGTCAATGGAGGGAAGAGCTAGCGGCTAGCGCCCGATCGATCGCATgcagttgcagacttgcagtggGAAGCCAAGCCAGCCATGGCGCATGGACGCAACGTCAAACTCGAATTTACGCCGGGCAGTCGCCCATGCCCTCCACTTCCATGGACCTGGACCCTGCTGGTCACCGGCCTCGCTGCGCGCTCCAGTAGGAGTAGCTTCTACTGCTGTGCTGCACTGCGTGCGAACGTAGGCCGAGGACGAGCTAGCTCTCCATCGATCGGAAGCCATTCCCTGCCTGTTGGCTGTTGGCCCGCCTGTTGCTGCATGCCTTGGATACCTACTACTCCTTGCTCGCTCATCCCTTCAAGTCAAGGCCTCACATCCATCAGTCATCACACACACCGCGGCGCGCcctgttcaattcattccttctCTAGCTCGCTCGCCTTTTTAATTTATTACGGCTATAAATACAGTACAGGCCGGCTCACACGTCCATAAAATGTCCGTCCATCTTGGTTCACTACTACCACACGGCAGCTGGCTGGCTACTAGGCTTTCCCACCCTCTGACTCGCTTGTTGTGATCCCCAGCCTCTCCGATCCTTCTCTCATTCTGTCGTCTGCCCCTGTCACCCCCGTGCGCTGCGGACCCAAGCAAGCAAATGGAGGTAAGTGAAGGGTATGTGTGAAAGCAATCGTTGTTCGACCATGAAAAGTTGATTGATTGCTGCTCTAGTTACCTCTATCTAATGATTTGATTGACGATGATGCATATCATGCATGCACCAATCCGAATATATGATGCTTCGTTCCTTCGCAATCTTCCTCACTATACTCCGTATATATGAACGTCATCGCCGGCGTGCGTGTGCAGCAGAAGGCGAGGAGGCGGCGCGTGCCGGCATTCGGGGAGTGGAACTACAGCTACTACGGCAGCGCCGAGCTCGCTACGCCCGCGGCGGCGGTCCCCTTCGAGAGGTACGCGGCGGAGCTGGAGGCCCGCAGCGACGTGTGGTTCAAGTACTCGTCGCCGCCGCGGAAGCCACCGCCGGTCAGCAGGAAGGTCCGGAGGCCGGCGGAGAAGTcttacggcggcggcggcaagcgcCCCCGTGCTGCGACGCCTGCGAGGGCGTCCGACGGCGTGGTCCCGTCGTCTGTGCCGCGCACGCCGGCAAAGAGCACCGGCGCTGCCAGGGCGCCGCGTGTGGTGCAGCGCGTCGACGCCGACCTGTACCAGGTGCCCCCGCCGGAGTTCTTCCACGACGATGACCTGAGACCAAGGGTATGTAGGTCCGCAAATATTGTAGCACTCGTCTTAACCGGTAATGTAATTATGATTTGTGTCGATTGATGTCACATCTCGCATGCATGCAGTGGAAGCAGCAGCGTAAGAAGGCGTCGAGGAGCCTCTGGATGGGTTGCTTCGGGTTCAGCTGCAGGCCGGCTGAATAATTATTTTCAGTATTTGTTTTAATTAATTCTACGTATGTATCTACTAGTGAATTCTAGTACTACTTTCAGATTGTgcaatatttttgttttttttatttcttggATGAAGTATTGTACAGTGTGGTGTGGATCGAAAGAAAATCTATGCATGGTGCCGTATTCACTATTCAGACTGCTTGACACCGCCCAATCATCTGACACGCATCCCAAAACAATTCGAACGCACTTTTGCCGCTCTCTCGTGCCTCCGTGCTTCAGGTTCAGAGCCGGATATGCGGCTACATGAAAATTAGCCCTCCTCGTCTGCGTCCTCCGCATCGTACTTGGTCATCGACTCATCGGCCGTGTCCATGGCGTCGCTGGCCTCCCCTTGGCAGCAGCGACAGATCGATGGACGTGATCAGGTT includes:
- the LOC136456948 gene encoding pectin acetylesterase 5-like; translation: MATAEHTSSSSLPFRQRRPAGCATVMAATLLALLAAFGRSPVAVAADSSPELIELTLLTGAREKGAVCLDGSPPGYHFQRGFGSGSRSWIVYLQGGAWCSSDNTTETCSERKMTSYGSSKLMEAITFDGIFSNQQPQNPDFYNWNKVFVRYCDGASFSGDAEGEAQDGTKLFFRGSRIWDAVVDELMGKGMDTAKQALLAGCSAGGLATLVHCDNFRARFPQEVPVKCLPDGGFFLDVKDLSGERHMRSIFNGVVQLQNVSKVLPKDCLAKKDPTECFFPAELIKSISTPTFIVNSEYDSWQIANVVAPDGSYPGDTWSNCRANIRNCSSKQIDVLHGFRRELIRELKVAEGERDWGLFIDSCYTHCQTQSSDSWHSPTSPRLGNQTVAEAVGDWYFGRRRVVKQIDCEYPCNPTCSSQ
- the LOC136456955 gene encoding uncharacterized protein, whose protein sequence is MEKARRRRVPAFGEWNYSYYGSAELATPAAAVPFERYAAELEARSDVWFKYSSPPRKPPPVSRKVRRPAEKSYGGGGKRPRAATPARASDGVVPSSVPRTPAKSTGAARAPRVVQRVDADLYQVPPPEFFHDDDLRPRWKQQRKKASRSLWMGCFGFSCRPAE